The Marivivens sp. LCG002 genome contains a region encoding:
- a CDS encoding response regulator transcription factor, with amino-acid sequence MQKIALVDDDRNILTSVAMTLEAEGFEVETYNDGQAALDAFNKKLPDMAVLDIKMPRMDGMDLLQRLRQKTTMPVIFLTSKDDEIDEVLGLRMGADDYVKKPFSQRLLVERIRALLRRQDAINGAPVEETEENKVIERGNLKMDPLRHAVTWKGKDVSLTVTEFLLLQALAQRPGFVKSRDQLMDVAYDDQVYVDDRTIDSHIKRLRKKMRQADDEFTAIETLYGIGYRYNEE; translated from the coding sequence ATGCAAAAAATCGCGTTGGTAGACGACGATCGGAATATTCTTACTTCGGTCGCCATGACACTCGAGGCCGAAGGTTTCGAGGTCGAGACATATAACGACGGACAGGCGGCGCTTGACGCCTTCAACAAGAAGCTTCCCGACATGGCGGTGCTGGATATCAAAATGCCACGCATGGACGGCATGGATCTTCTGCAACGGCTTCGTCAAAAAACCACGATGCCGGTCATTTTCCTCACGTCCAAAGATGACGAGATCGACGAAGTGCTCGGTCTTCGCATGGGGGCCGACGATTATGTGAAAAAGCCGTTTTCCCAGCGTCTTCTGGTCGAGCGTATCCGCGCACTTCTCCGCCGTCAGGATGCGATCAACGGTGCTCCTGTCGAAGAGACTGAAGAAAACAAAGTGATCGAGCGCGGCAATCTCAAGATGGATCCGCTTCGTCATGCCGTGACGTGGAAGGGTAAGGACGTATCTCTTACGGTAACCGAATTCCTCCTTCTGCAAGCCCTCGCGCAGCGCCCCGGTTTTGTCAAAAGCCGTGACCAGCTGATGGATGTGGCCTATGATGATCAGGTCTATGTGGATGACCGCACGATCGACAGCCACATCAAACGTCTGCGCAAGAAAATGCGCCAAGCGGATGATGAGTTTACGGCAATCGAGACGCTGTATGGCATCGGCTATCGCTATAACGAAGAATAA
- a CDS encoding sensor histidine kinase, whose amino-acid sequence MTASPNIDVRDLRSVRKAARESDVVLGDDYLTPDSVMDREYREQHGKKRLFTVKSSPLARKIITFNLLSIIILVAGVLFLNPSRENLAFQRTQGLVREAELIADVFEATLPAGAPVNLATSDGIEADLVLGGLDIRGGVKVFIFDPTGVLIAEREAEANTTFTNGSTVLTDLLYRGWNALSQIFGPSTSKRVILSDIDRARTTAVEAVGSGNEAQISLGADGGTVFSVATPILQNNAAIGAVAVLSADGELDQLVRQEREQVLQMLIIGVVVSIAMSLVLASTIANPLADLAAAAELGRDRNARKMNPGRIRIPDLTARPDEIGRLSAALRGMVAALYERIENNEQFAADVAHEIKNPLASLRSAVGTLRVAKRDDQRERLLEVIEHDVVRLDRLVSDISNASRLDSELVKEEEEEFDLIKMVGNLNEFLGGQAREKGIDYLTDMPNVPIRISGLEGRLAQVFVNLITNAISFCEEGDAIRVWVRRRDNRVLVVVEDTGPGIPDTALTKIFKRFYSERPAGQFGNNSGLGLAISKQIVEAHGGVIWAENIRPTEADISSEPLGARFVVGLPV is encoded by the coding sequence ATGACCGCATCGCCCAATATCGACGTTCGTGATCTCCGTTCGGTGCGAAAGGCCGCTCGGGAATCCGATGTGGTTTTGGGCGACGACTACCTCACGCCAGATTCCGTGATGGATCGCGAATATCGTGAACAGCACGGGAAAAAGCGGCTTTTTACGGTCAAAAGCTCGCCTCTTGCTCGCAAGATCATCACCTTTAACCTCTTGTCGATCATCATTCTTGTGGCAGGCGTTCTTTTTCTGAACCCCTCGCGCGAGAATTTGGCCTTTCAGCGGACCCAAGGGCTTGTTCGTGAAGCAGAGCTCATCGCTGATGTGTTCGAGGCGACCTTGCCCGCAGGGGCTCCGGTGAACCTTGCGACAAGCGACGGGATCGAGGCGGATCTCGTGCTCGGTGGTCTTGATATTCGGGGCGGGGTCAAGGTTTTTATCTTTGATCCCACAGGCGTACTCATCGCCGAGCGCGAAGCCGAGGCGAATACCACTTTCACGAACGGGAGCACGGTTCTGACCGATCTGTTGTATCGGGGGTGGAACGCGCTTTCGCAGATTTTTGGCCCCTCGACGTCGAAACGCGTCATCCTTTCCGACATTGATCGTGCCCGCACCACCGCAGTCGAGGCCGTGGGGTCGGGGAACGAAGCCCAGATCAGTCTGGGCGCTGATGGTGGAACAGTCTTTTCCGTGGCGACGCCGATCCTTCAGAATAATGCGGCCATCGGCGCGGTTGCCGTGCTGAGTGCGGATGGCGAGCTTGATCAGCTTGTCCGTCAGGAACGCGAGCAGGTGCTCCAGATGTTGATTATCGGGGTCGTCGTGTCGATTGCGATGTCACTTGTGCTTGCTTCGACGATCGCAAATCCGCTTGCCGATCTTGCCGCTGCGGCCGAGTTGGGGCGTGATCGCAACGCGCGCAAGATGAACCCCGGTCGCATTCGCATTCCCGATCTGACAGCACGTCCCGATGAGATCGGCCGTCTTTCGGCGGCGCTCCGCGGTATGGTCGCAGCGCTCTATGAGCGGATCGAGAACAACGAGCAATTCGCGGCCGACGTCGCGCACGAGATCAAGAATCCGCTTGCGTCTCTCCGCTCCGCGGTCGGCACACTCCGCGTTGCAAAACGGGACGATCAGCGCGAGCGTCTTCTCGAGGTGATCGAACATGACGTCGTGCGACTCGATCGTCTTGTGAGCGATATTTCCAATGCCTCCCGTCTCGACAGCGAATTGGTGAAGGAAGAAGAGGAAGAGTTCGACCTTATCAAAATGGTCGGCAACCTGAATGAATTCTTGGGTGGCCAAGCCCGCGAAAAGGGTATCGATTACCTGACCGACATGCCGAACGTTCCGATCAGGATTTCGGGTCTAGAGGGGCGTTTGGCCCAAGTTTTCGTCAACCTGATCACCAATGCGATCTCCTTTTGTGAAGAGGGTGATGCCATACGGGTATGGGTTCGTCGCCGTGACAACCGTGTCCTTGTCGTGGTCGAGGACACAGGTCCGGGCATTCCCGACACAGCCCTGACCAAAATCTTCAAACGGTTTTACTCCGAGCGTCCCGCAGGCCAGTTCGGCAATAACTCGGGCCTTGGGCTCGCGATTTCCAAGCAAATTGTGGAAGCGCATGGCGGCGTTATCTGGGCCGAGAACATTCGCCCGACCGAGGCTGATATTTCCTCGGAGCCACTTGGTGCGCGGTTTGTTGTCGGGCTTCCCGTCTAA
- a CDS encoding HPr kinase/phosphatase C-terminal domain-containing protein, translating to MGDTIHASAIVLDGKGLLILGPSGSGKSSLALEMMARGATLVADDRCLIQVQDDKLFVSPPATIAGQIEARGIGILNADFAPFASIDVIVDLGRKSPKRLPEQLTMTLAGVTLPLVHKVDNPSFPALLLQVLRGGRRD from the coding sequence GTGGGTGACACAATTCACGCCTCGGCTATCGTTCTGGACGGCAAAGGACTTCTTATTCTCGGCCCCTCGGGAAGCGGCAAATCTTCCTTGGCGCTTGAAATGATGGCGCGCGGAGCAACGCTTGTGGCCGATGACCGCTGTTTGATTCAGGTGCAGGACGACAAGCTCTTTGTCTCTCCCCCTGCTACGATTGCCGGCCAGATCGAGGCGCGCGGGATCGGCATTCTGAATGCCGACTTTGCGCCTTTTGCTTCGATCGACGTGATTGTGGATCTTGGTCGGAAATCACCGAAACGTTTGCCTGAGCAATTGACGATGACACTTGCGGGCGTCACACTCCCATTAGTTCACAAGGTCGATAATCCAAGTTTTCCGGCACTGCTTTTGCAGGTTCTGCGAGGCGGTCGGAGAGATTGA
- the rapZ gene encoding RNase adapter RapZ: MRVILVTGPSGAGRTTTVRALEDFGYEVIDNLPLSLLDRLLTGPKLDRPIVLGIDVRNRDFSVDAFLRVIDTLTRDPSIEVQLLYLDCAEDELIRRYSETRRKHPLLPDQAPIIGISQERALLVPIRNKADILIDTTGLSPHDLRVEIEAAFGIDSRKNMLLSVQSFSYRRGIPRGVDFVFDCRFLRNPHWEPSLRANDGREKGVADYVKADPDFEQFLQNVLSLMELTVPLFKNSGKSHLSIAFGCTGGQHRSVAMTEIVTDALAEKGLQVSKRHRELERREGDSAPSKGTAH, translated from the coding sequence GTGCGCGTCATCTTGGTGACGGGCCCTTCAGGTGCGGGCCGCACCACCACTGTTCGCGCGCTCGAGGACTTTGGCTACGAGGTGATAGACAACCTACCTTTGTCCCTCTTGGATCGCTTGCTTACCGGACCCAAGCTTGATCGTCCGATCGTTCTGGGGATCGATGTCCGTAACCGCGATTTTTCTGTGGATGCGTTCTTGCGGGTGATCGACACACTTACGCGCGATCCGAGTATTGAGGTTCAGTTGCTCTATCTCGATTGTGCCGAAGACGAGCTTATCCGTCGCTATTCGGAAACCCGCCGCAAGCACCCGCTTCTGCCGGATCAAGCGCCGATCATCGGGATCAGCCAAGAGCGCGCCTTGCTTGTGCCGATCCGCAACAAAGCCGACATTTTGATCGACACGACAGGTCTTTCGCCCCACGATCTTCGTGTCGAAATCGAAGCGGCGTTCGGTATTGATAGCCGCAAGAACATGTTGTTGTCGGTGCAGTCTTTCTCCTATCGCAGGGGCATCCCGCGCGGTGTGGATTTTGTGTTCGACTGCCGCTTTCTCCGCAATCCTCACTGGGAGCCGAGCTTGAGGGCGAATGACGGACGCGAAAAAGGGGTCGCAGACTATGTGAAGGCTGATCCCGACTTTGAACAATTCTTGCAAAATGTGCTCTCCTTGATGGAATTGACGGTGCCTTTGTTCAAGAATAGCGGGAAGTCCCATCTCTCGATCGCATTTGGATGCACGGGCGGGCAACATAGATCGGTTGCGATGACCGAAATCGTAACGGATGCACTTGCAGAAAAAGGATTGCAGGTATCTAAACGTCACCGAGAATTGGAACGGCGCGAAGGTGACTCTGCGCCAAGCAAGGGAACTGCGCATTGA
- a CDS encoding PTS sugar transporter subunit IIA — MIGIVIVAHGGLAQEYLAAVEHVVGKQEGMRAIAIGPEDDREAKQDEICRAANEVDTGNGVVLCTDLFGGSPSNLSLRACSLTDRRILYGTNLPMLIKLAKCRGRTVPDAVNAALTAGRKYIDSHAVTSDMDFD; from the coding sequence TTGATCGGGATTGTGATTGTCGCACATGGGGGGCTGGCGCAGGAATACCTTGCCGCAGTTGAACATGTCGTCGGCAAACAAGAGGGCATGCGCGCCATCGCCATCGGTCCCGAAGATGATCGAGAAGCCAAGCAAGACGAAATCTGTCGCGCTGCGAACGAAGTCGATACGGGCAACGGCGTTGTGCTCTGCACCGATCTGTTCGGGGGCTCTCCTTCAAATCTTTCACTGCGGGCCTGTAGTCTCACGGACCGACGCATCCTCTATGGGACCAATTTGCCCATGTTGATCAAGTTGGCGAAATGTCGGGGCCGTACAGTGCCGGACGCCGTCAATGCCGCCTTGACTGCGGGACGAAAGTATATCGACAGCCACGCTGTCACCTCGGACATGGACTTTGATTGA
- a CDS encoding HPr family phosphocarrier protein: MAYRKLKIVNVKGLHARASAKLSELCERFDATATVSKDGESAGGDSIMGLLMLAASIGTYIEVETNGAQAEELAAAIEALVADKFGEGN, from the coding sequence ATGGCCTATCGCAAACTCAAGATTGTAAACGTGAAGGGGCTGCACGCACGGGCCTCGGCAAAATTGTCCGAGCTTTGCGAAAGGTTCGATGCGACCGCCACTGTGTCCAAGGACGGTGAATCCGCGGGAGGAGACAGCATCATGGGGCTCCTGATGCTCGCAGCATCGATTGGCACCTATATCGAAGTCGAAACGAACGGTGCTCAGGCCGAGGAACTTGCCGCCGCAATCGAGGCTCTCGTTGCCGACAAATTCGGCGAAGGCAACTGA
- a CDS encoding 3-hydroxybutyryl-CoA dehydrogenase gives MDIQHVGIVGAGQMGNGIAHVFALAGFDVLLTDVSAEAMSKALGLIDKNLERQVGKGVISAEQKAEAMARIKTTTTLADLGQTDLVIEAATERETIKQAIFEDLLPHLKPTTILASNTSSISITRLGSRTDRPEKFIGFHFMNPVPVMQLVELIRGIATDEETFQACHAVVEKLGKTSAAAEDFPAFIVNRILMPMINEAIYTLYEGVGSVESIDTSMKLGANHPMGPLELADFIGLDTCLAIMNVLHDGLADTKYRPCPLLTKYVEAGWLGRKTQRGFYDYRGEKPVPTR, from the coding sequence ATGGATATCCAGCATGTTGGAATCGTTGGCGCAGGTCAGATGGGGAACGGTATCGCCCATGTATTTGCTCTTGCCGGATTTGATGTCCTGCTCACCGACGTCAGCGCCGAGGCCATGAGCAAGGCGCTTGGCTTGATCGATAAAAATCTTGAGCGTCAGGTCGGAAAAGGCGTGATTTCCGCCGAGCAAAAAGCCGAAGCCATGGCGCGCATCAAGACGACCACCACATTGGCCGATCTTGGGCAGACCGATCTTGTCATCGAGGCGGCAACCGAGCGAGAGACGATCAAGCAAGCCATCTTCGAGGATTTGCTCCCGCACCTCAAGCCGACCACCATTCTGGCTTCGAACACCTCTTCGATCTCGATTACCCGATTGGGAAGCCGAACGGATCGCCCCGAGAAGTTCATCGGGTTCCACTTTATGAACCCCGTGCCGGTGATGCAGCTGGTCGAGCTGATCCGCGGCATTGCCACCGATGAAGAGACATTCCAAGCCTGTCACGCAGTTGTCGAAAAACTTGGAAAAACATCCGCTGCGGCCGAGGATTTCCCCGCATTCATCGTGAACCGCATCCTTATGCCGATGATCAACGAGGCGATTTATACGCTCTACGAAGGTGTCGGCTCGGTCGAATCTATCGACACATCGATGAAACTCGGTGCGAACCATCCAATGGGCCCGCTCGAGCTTGCCGACTTTATCGGGCTCGATACCTGTCTGGCGATTATGAACGTGCTCCATGACGGTCTTGCCGACACGAAATACCGCCCCTGCCCGCTCTTGACCAAATATGTCGAAGCGGGTTGGCTCGGGCGCAAAACCCAGCGCGGTTTCTATGATTATCGTGGAGAAAAGCCTGTTCCGACCCGCTAA
- a CDS encoding DUF6473 family protein has translation MKHESFGALGVNYAPCRYAHSKLNFRGPKRSLDQGYIACIGDGATYGKFVRTPFPAMLEQELGRKCVNLGIPHAGIDAFVKDASVMSICEGADAVVLQVSEVQNMSNRFYRVHPRRNDRFLAASSVLKVLFPNIDFTEFDFTRHLLARLRSAAPEKFGIVEAELSQAWTARMRTLLSHFGDRAVIVSVPPMQRTSGSIEVTSTLLSGFKDIARDIVEVTPVTANTTEGMECSAVERDQALCFPNPRIHAEICEAVASKLLPRLQIKKARTVFARASGGV, from the coding sequence ATGAAGCACGAGTCCTTCGGCGCTTTGGGCGTGAACTATGCTCCTTGTCGATATGCACATTCCAAACTGAACTTTCGGGGGCCAAAGCGGTCGCTGGATCAGGGTTATATCGCCTGCATTGGTGATGGGGCGACTTATGGAAAGTTTGTTCGCACGCCTTTTCCTGCGATGCTGGAACAAGAGCTTGGTAGAAAATGCGTCAATCTCGGCATCCCACATGCGGGCATCGACGCTTTTGTCAAAGATGCCTCCGTCATGTCGATCTGTGAGGGCGCGGATGCCGTGGTTCTACAGGTGTCGGAAGTCCAGAACATGTCGAACCGTTTTTATCGTGTCCACCCGCGACGCAACGACCGCTTTCTCGCGGCCTCCTCTGTTCTCAAGGTGCTCTTTCCGAACATAGATTTCACCGAGTTCGACTTTACCCGTCATTTGCTTGCGCGTTTGCGGAGCGCGGCACCCGAAAAATTCGGCATCGTCGAGGCGGAGCTGTCGCAAGCATGGACCGCGCGCATGCGCACTCTCTTGTCCCATTTCGGGGATCGGGCCGTCATCGTGTCCGTCCCGCCGATGCAGCGCACGTCGGGCAGCATCGAGGTGACTTCCACGCTTTTGTCAGGATTCAAAGACATCGCTCGCGACATTGTCGAGGTTACGCCTGTAACCGCGAATACCACCGAAGGGATGGAATGCTCTGCGGTGGAGCGGGACCAAGCGCTCTGCTTTCCCAACCCGCGTATCCATGCCGAAATTTGCGAGGCTGTCGCGTCGAAGCTTTTGCCGAGGCTTCAAATAAAAAAGGCCCGCACAGTTTTTGCGCGGGCCTCTGGAGGGGTGTGA
- a CDS encoding FAD-binding protein: MAVLLLAEVVNGQLALDAVSKSVSAVAALGDVHVLVAGQGGDAAAAEAATLAGVSKVLFAGDHGFCHTLAEPVAALIVSLSGGYSHIAAAATSDAKNVLPRVAALLDVMILSDVTAVIDADTFERPIYAGNAIQTVKSSDGIKVFTIRTTSFEAAAGGNSAPVEALGTAAETGKSEWIEDKVAASDRPELTSAGIVVSGGRGVGSEESFALIEGLADKLGAAVGASRAAVDSGYAPNDWQVGQTGKVVAPQLYVAVGISGAIQHLAGMKDSKIIVAINKDEEAPIFQVADFGLVADLFDAVPELTSKL, translated from the coding sequence ATGGCTGTTCTTCTCCTTGCCGAAGTCGTGAACGGCCAGCTGGCCCTTGACGCCGTGTCCAAGTCGGTCAGCGCAGTCGCCGCGCTTGGCGACGTGCATGTGCTTGTTGCAGGTCAGGGCGGTGATGCCGCCGCCGCAGAAGCCGCGACCCTCGCAGGCGTATCCAAGGTGCTCTTTGCGGGCGACCACGGTTTTTGCCACACTCTGGCCGAGCCTGTCGCCGCTCTGATCGTTTCGCTTTCGGGCGGCTATTCGCATATCGCTGCGGCCGCCACCTCGGATGCCAAAAACGTGCTGCCGCGCGTTGCGGCCCTCCTTGACGTGATGATCCTCTCGGATGTGACCGCCGTGATCGACGCCGACACCTTCGAGCGTCCGATCTATGCGGGCAACGCGATCCAGACCGTCAAATCGTCGGACGGCATCAAGGTCTTCACCATCCGCACCACCTCGTTCGAGGCGGCGGCTGGCGGTAACTCGGCGCCGGTCGAGGCACTCGGCACTGCTGCTGAAACGGGCAAATCCGAATGGATCGAGGACAAGGTCGCAGCCAGCGATCGTCCTGAACTCACCTCTGCGGGGATCGTCGTCTCGGGCGGCCGCGGCGTCGGTTCGGAAGAGAGCTTTGCGCTCATCGAAGGTCTTGCCGACAAGCTCGGCGCGGCGGTCGGTGCGTCCCGTGCGGCGGTCGACTCGGGCTATGCCCCGAACGACTGGCAGGTCGGTCAAACCGGCAAAGTCGTAGCCCCGCAGCTTTATGTGGCTGTCGGTATCTCGGGCGCGATCCAGCACCTTGCCGGCATGAAGGATTCGAAGATCATCGTCGCCATCAACAAGGACGAAGAAGCCCCGATCTTCCAGGTCGCCGACTTCGGCCTCGTCGCCGACCTCTTCGACGCTGTGCCCGAGCTCACAAGCAAGCTCTGA
- a CDS encoding electron transfer flavoprotein subunit beta/FixA family protein, whose amino-acid sequence MKVLVPVKRVIDYNVKVRVKADGTGVDLANVKMSMNPFDEIAVEEAIRLKEAGKAEEIVVVSIGVKQAQETLRTALAMGADRAILVTAADDVHTDIEPLAVAKILAKVVEEEQPGLVLCGKQAIDNDMNATGQMLAALLGWSQATFASKVEIDGGAAVVTREVDGGLQTIKSALPAVISVDLRLNEPRYASLPNIMKAKKKPLDEKTAADYGVDVSPRLAIVKTSEPAVRQAGIKVGSVDELVSKLKEVGAI is encoded by the coding sequence ATGAAGGTCTTGGTGCCGGTCAAGCGCGTGATTGACTACAACGTAAAGGTTCGTGTGAAAGCGGACGGAACGGGTGTTGATCTTGCGAACGTTAAAATGTCGATGAACCCCTTTGACGAGATCGCGGTCGAAGAAGCCATCCGCCTCAAGGAAGCAGGCAAGGCCGAAGAGATCGTCGTTGTTTCGATCGGCGTCAAACAAGCCCAGGAAACGCTGCGCACCGCGCTTGCGATGGGGGCTGACCGTGCGATCCTAGTGACCGCTGCCGACGACGTGCACACCGATATCGAGCCTCTCGCCGTGGCGAAAATCCTTGCCAAAGTGGTCGAGGAAGAGCAGCCCGGCCTCGTGCTCTGCGGCAAGCAGGCCATCGACAACGACATGAATGCGACGGGCCAGATGCTCGCCGCGCTCCTCGGCTGGAGCCAGGCAACCTTCGCCTCCAAGGTCGAGATCGACGGCGGTGCAGCGGTCGTCACCCGCGAGGTCGACGGCGGCCTTCAGACCATCAAGAGCGCGCTTCCCGCCGTTATCTCGGTGGACCTGCGCCTCAACGAGCCCCGCTATGCGTCGCTGCCGAACATCATGAAGGCCAAGAAAAAGCCGCTCGATGAAAAGACCGCAGCAGATTACGGCGTCGACGTGAGCCCGCGCCTTGCGATCGTCAAAACCTCTGAACCCGCCGTGCGTCAGGCCGGCATCAAAGTCGGTTCGGTGGACGAGCTTGTTTCGAAACTCAAAGAAGTAGGAGCGATCTGA